One part of the Marmota flaviventris isolate mMarFla1 chromosome 4, mMarFla1.hap1, whole genome shotgun sequence genome encodes these proteins:
- the Arl3 gene encoding ADP-ribosylation factor-like protein 3, translated as MGLLSILRKLKSAPDQEVRILLLGLDNAGKTTLLKQLASEDISHITPTQGFNIKSVQSQGFKLNVWDIGGQRKIRPYWRNYFENTDILIYVIDSADRKRFEETGQELAELLEEEKLSCVPVLIFANKQDLLTAAPASEIAEGLNLHTIRDRVWQIQSCSALTGEGVQDGMNWVCKNVNAKKK; from the exons GGCTTACTCTCCATTTTGCGCAAGTTGAAAAGTGCGCCAGACCAGGAGGTGAGAATTCTTCTCCTGGGCTTGGATAATGCTGGCAAGACCACTCTGCTGAAGCAGCTTGCGTCTGAAGACATCAGCCACATCACCCCTACGCAG GGTTTTAACATCAAAAGTGTACAATCACAGGGTTTTAAACTGAATGTATGGGACATTGGTGGACAGAGGAAAATCAGACCATACTggaggaattattttgaaaatactgaTATTCTT ATATATGTAATTGACAGTGCAGACAGAAAAAGATTTGAAGAGACGGGTCAG GAACTAGCTGAATTACTGGAGGAAGAAAAGCTGAGTTGTGTGCCAGTGCTCATCTTTGCTAATAAGCAGGATTTGCTCACAGCGGCCCCTGCCTCTGAAATTGCGGAAGGACTGAACCTGCACACCATCCGTGACCGAGTCTGGCAGATCCAGTCTTGCTCAGCTCTCACAGGAGAGGGCGTTCAG